CCGAGCTCGAGGTTGCGGTGAATGTCCCACAGGAGCAAGTGCGGATCGAGATCCTCGTCACCGAGCTGCGGGATCCAGCGCGCCCCCCAGGTGCCGAGCGCCTCCACCACGGGATACAGCTCCTTGCCGGCCTCGGTCAGGGTGTAGGCGATCCGACCGCCGTGCGCCTGGCGCTGCACCACCCCGGCGCTGGTCAACGTGCGCAAGCGTTTCGAGAGCAGCGCCGGCGACATGCGCGGGACGCCCCGGCGTAGGTCGTTGAAGTGCCGGCTGCCCATGAGCAGCTCCCGGACGACGAGCAGCGTCCATCGTTCGTCGAGCAGCTCCATCGCCTTGGCCACCGGGCAGAACTGCCCATACGCACTCATCGCCGGCCCCTCTCGTCGCGCCGCCGAACGCTAGGCCCATCCGGCGCTGGCGGCTAGTACAGATCGTGAATCGGAGCGCTACAGACGTAGAACTAGTCGCTCCCCTCCTCCCCGTAGACGCTGGCGTGGCCGCTCGGCTCCCACCGACGAAGGAATGGCCATGACCACAGTGCTAGGGCAACCGACGACCGTCACGCTGCAGGAGCAGGCGCCCCGCCTGCTCGCCCACATCG
The sequence above is a segment of the Mycobacteriales bacterium genome. Coding sequences within it:
- a CDS encoding helix-turn-helix domain-containing protein, yielding MSAYGQFCPVAKAMELLDERWTLLVVRELLMGSRHFNDLRRGVPRMSPALLSKRLRTLTSAGVVQRQAHGGRIAYTLTEAGKELYPVVEALGTWGARWIPQLGDEDLDPHLLLWDIHRNLELG